In the genome of Streptomyces sp. NBC_00190, one region contains:
- a CDS encoding PAS domain S-box protein gives MTATTEELFRALLEAAPDAMVIVDDAGVIRLVNAQTEALFGYPREELLGHLIDVLVPERFRGHHPAHRLGYAASRQVRPMGAGLELYGLCRDGREFPVEISLSPLETPEGLLISAAVRDVSERRVAEERFRALLEAAPDAMVIVDESGIIQLVNAQTEALFGYAREDLLGRPVEVLVPQRFRGHHSDFRHSYFVNRQVRPMGAGLELYGLCRDGREFPVEISLSPLETPDGTLVSAAIRDVTDRKAAEEMLAQLYEQQRHVALTLQRSLMGSPPDVPGMPTASRYFPARQGAGVGGDWFDLIPLGGGRVGVMIGDVMGRGLDAAAVMGQLRSASHALAKTGMAPWQLMRALDAVVSELPDQFVTCCYLVVDADAAEITVCSAGHLPVLLVAASGEVSRLPAEVSVPLGVGEVPHHESRHTVEPGSVLALYTDGLVETPGSDIEGQVDGLAAALEKALATADGLEGAADRLLADLLPDADDNPDDVTLLLARIPDTPVTAQTVVLAADPSSVGEGRRFLRSTLASWGTDDEQLRETACLLASELLSNAVRYSRGPVRLRLRQAGRELSVEVCDGSPVLPQARFAAPEAESGRGLLLVDSLATSWGTLPTAEGKAVWFSLPLPAPRR, from the coding sequence GTGACAGCGACGACCGAAGAGCTGTTCCGGGCTCTGCTGGAAGCGGCACCGGACGCGATGGTGATCGTGGACGACGCCGGCGTGATCCGGCTCGTGAACGCACAGACGGAGGCCTTGTTCGGCTACCCCCGGGAGGAACTCCTGGGGCACCTCATCGACGTGCTGGTGCCCGAGCGGTTCCGCGGCCACCATCCGGCCCACCGGCTCGGATACGCGGCGAGCCGCCAGGTCCGCCCCATGGGCGCGGGCCTGGAGCTGTACGGACTGTGCCGCGACGGGCGCGAGTTCCCCGTGGAGATCAGTCTCAGCCCCCTGGAGACCCCGGAGGGACTGCTGATCTCGGCGGCCGTGCGGGACGTCAGCGAACGCAGGGTCGCCGAGGAGCGCTTCCGGGCGCTGCTGGAGGCGGCGCCCGACGCGATGGTGATCGTCGACGAGAGCGGCATCATCCAGCTCGTCAACGCCCAGACGGAGGCGCTCTTCGGCTACGCCCGCGAGGACCTGCTGGGGCGGCCGGTCGAAGTGCTCGTCCCGCAGCGGTTCCGCGGACACCACTCCGATTTCCGGCACAGCTACTTCGTCAACCGCCAGGTCCGGCCCATGGGTGCGGGGCTGGAGCTGTACGGACTGTGCCGCGACGGGCGCGAGTTCCCCGTCGAGATCAGCCTCAGCCCCCTGGAGACGCCGGACGGCACCCTCGTCTCCGCGGCCATCCGCGACGTCACGGACCGCAAGGCCGCCGAGGAGATGCTCGCCCAGCTCTACGAACAGCAGCGCCACGTCGCCCTCACCCTCCAGCGGAGCCTCATGGGGTCACCGCCGGACGTGCCGGGCATGCCGACGGCGAGCCGCTACTTCCCCGCCCGGCAGGGCGCCGGAGTGGGCGGCGACTGGTTCGACCTGATCCCCCTGGGCGGCGGCCGGGTCGGCGTCATGATCGGCGATGTGATGGGACGCGGCCTGGACGCCGCCGCCGTCATGGGACAGCTCAGATCCGCCTCCCACGCCCTGGCCAAGACCGGGATGGCTCCCTGGCAGCTCATGCGCGCCCTCGACGCCGTGGTCAGTGAACTCCCGGACCAGTTCGTCACCTGCTGCTACCTGGTCGTCGACGCCGACGCCGCCGAAATAACGGTCTGCTCGGCCGGGCACCTGCCGGTCCTGCTGGTCGCCGCGAGCGGGGAGGTGAGCCGGCTGCCGGCCGAGGTGAGCGTGCCGCTCGGCGTGGGCGAGGTGCCCCACCACGAAAGCCGTCACACGGTCGAACCCGGCTCCGTGCTCGCCCTCTACACCGACGGGCTGGTGGAAACTCCGGGGAGCGACATCGAAGGACAGGTGGACGGGCTCGCCGCGGCGCTGGAGAAGGCCCTCGCGACGGCCGACGGCCTGGAGGGCGCCGCCGACCGACTGCTGGCCGATCTGCTGCCGGACGCCGATGACAACCCCGACGACGTCACCCTGCTGCTCGCCCGCATCCCCGACACCCCGGTGACCGCGCAGACCGTGGTCCTGGCCGCCGACCCGAGCAGCGTCGGCGAGGGACGACGCTTCCTGCGCTCCACCCTCGCGTCGTGGGGCACGGACGACGAGCAGCTCCGCGAGACGGCCTGCCTGCTCGCCTCCGAGCTGCTCTCCAACGCGGTGAGGTACAGCCGCGGCCCCGTCCGCCTCCGACTGCGTCAAGCCGGCCGGGAACTGAGCGTCGAGGTCTGCGACGGCAGCCCCGTCCTGCCCCAGGCCCGTTTCGCCGCACCCGAGGCCGAATCCGGCCGCGGTCTGCTCCTCGTCGACTCCCTCGCCACGTCCTGGGGCACCCTCCCGACGGCCGAGGGCAAGGCCGTCTGGTTCTCCCTGCCGCTCCCCGCCCCGCGCCGCTGA
- a CDS encoding HAMP domain-containing sensor histidine kinase: MNRPRSGPRRGSLARNIVVLTTVVAALAVALTGLVAWQTASHGAEQRERDQLTRQATVLSRLPALSETLFNGAQVLAGPNGVQLAVIAPDGTVSGTATPAVDRTSKSALLSGEPVSTDGILGGQDVLLVGQPGVRGGAVVLAEPYTVVTRNTNQIRRNVIAPLIVGMLGAALAGALLARRIARPLVKAAQISHRLADGERGVPAPVDGPRETADIGRALNVLDEALARSENRQREFLLSVSHDLRTPLTALQGYAEALADGLIEPERLAEVGGILADETRRLDRFLGDLLDLARLEADDFRLDVAPSDLCAVVGEAAAFWTGLCARHGVDLRLEQPGQPVVVETDAFRVRQLIDGLVQNALRVTPQGAPLVLAVRAAAGGGAELQVRDGGPGLTDDDVRIAFDHGALNERYRGTRPVGSGLGLAIAHRLTGRLGGAIRVDGHGPEGGACFTVALPPAPDAA, translated from the coding sequence GTGAACCGCCCCCGTTCCGGCCCCCGTCGTGGCTCCCTGGCACGCAACATCGTGGTGCTGACCACCGTGGTGGCGGCGCTCGCCGTGGCGCTGACCGGGCTGGTCGCCTGGCAGACCGCCTCGCACGGCGCGGAGCAGCGCGAACGCGACCAGCTGACGCGTCAGGCAACGGTGCTCAGCCGCCTGCCGGCCCTGTCCGAAACGCTCTTCAACGGCGCCCAGGTACTGGCGGGGCCGAACGGTGTGCAGCTCGCGGTCATCGCCCCGGACGGCACGGTGAGCGGAACCGCCACCCCGGCCGTCGACCGGACCTCGAAGTCGGCTCTGCTGTCGGGGGAGCCGGTGTCCACCGACGGCATCCTGGGCGGCCAGGACGTGCTGCTGGTGGGGCAGCCCGGCGTGCGCGGCGGGGCGGTGGTGCTGGCCGAGCCGTACACGGTCGTCACCCGGAACACGAACCAGATCCGTCGCAACGTGATCGCGCCGCTGATCGTCGGCATGCTCGGCGCGGCCCTGGCCGGAGCGCTCCTGGCCCGCCGCATCGCGCGTCCGCTCGTGAAGGCCGCGCAGATCTCGCACCGGCTCGCCGACGGCGAACGCGGCGTACCGGCCCCGGTCGACGGTCCCCGGGAGACCGCGGACATCGGGCGCGCCCTCAACGTCCTGGACGAGGCGCTGGCGCGCAGCGAGAACCGGCAGCGGGAGTTCCTGCTCTCCGTCTCCCACGACTTGCGCACGCCGCTGACCGCGCTGCAGGGGTACGCGGAGGCGCTCGCCGACGGTCTGATCGAGCCGGAGCGGCTGGCCGAGGTCGGCGGCATCCTGGCCGACGAGACCCGCCGCCTGGACCGGTTCCTGGGAGACCTGCTGGACCTGGCCCGGCTGGAGGCGGACGACTTCCGCCTCGACGTGGCACCGTCCGACCTCTGCGCGGTCGTCGGCGAGGCCGCCGCCTTCTGGACCGGCCTCTGCGCACGCCACGGTGTCGATCTCCGGCTTGAGCAGCCGGGGCAGCCCGTCGTCGTCGAGACGGACGCCTTCCGGGTCCGGCAGCTGATCGACGGCCTGGTGCAGAATGCCCTGCGGGTCACGCCCCAGGGCGCACCCCTGGTCCTCGCCGTCCGCGCGGCCGCGGGCGGCGGGGCCGAGCTGCAGGTCCGCGACGGCGGACCCGGCCTCACCGACGACGACGTGCGCATCGCCTTCGACCACGGTGCCCTCAACGAGCGCTACCGGGGCACCCGCCCGGTCGGCAGCGGCCTGGGGCTGGCCATCGCCCACCGCCTGACCGGCCGCCTCGGCGGCGCCATCCGCGTCGACGGGCACGGCCCGGAAGGCGGCGCCTGCTTCACCGTCGCCCTGCCGCCGGCACCCGACGCGGCTTGA
- a CDS encoding Acg family FMN-binding oxidoreductase: MSAPPLDATAVLALIEDAVTAPSMHNAQPWKFVLWPHDRRIELHGDPERAMPHTDPDLRALHLGCAAALFNLRVAAAERGWEAAVTLLPDNDRPWHLADAVLRETTAADPALTSLYPAVRRRHTSRFPFTDEEIPPAVQDGLCAAALLEGARLFLPDVWHTEAVLELVHDSEHREAMDPAAQEETARWTRTDAAPDGPTDAGIPAYAFGPRQSGSRAPVRDFGSWRPVPGRESAVFEQNPRIALLGTSEDTPADWLRAGQALQRVLLRATADGLVASMTSQPLEWPELRWAVRDPVAPMGHVHMVLRLGYGPQGPATPRRRAADVLDVR; encoded by the coding sequence GTGCTCGCCCTCATCGAGGACGCCGTCACCGCACCGTCCATGCACAACGCCCAGCCGTGGAAATTCGTCCTGTGGCCCCACGACCGGAGGATCGAGCTGCACGGTGACCCCGAACGTGCCATGCCCCACACCGACCCGGATCTGCGGGCCCTGCATCTCGGCTGCGCCGCGGCCCTGTTCAACCTCCGGGTGGCCGCGGCGGAGCGCGGCTGGGAGGCGGCCGTCACGCTCCTGCCCGACAACGACAGACCGTGGCACCTGGCGGACGCGGTGCTGCGGGAGACCACGGCCGCGGACCCCGCCCTCACGTCCCTGTACCCCGCCGTGCGGCGCCGCCACACCAGCCGCTTCCCCTTCACCGATGAGGAGATCCCGCCCGCCGTACAGGACGGCCTGTGCGCGGCGGCCCTCCTCGAAGGGGCGCGGCTGTTCCTCCCCGACGTCTGGCACACCGAAGCCGTACTGGAGCTCGTACACGACTCCGAGCACCGCGAGGCGATGGACCCGGCGGCACAGGAGGAAACCGCCCGGTGGACCCGTACGGACGCGGCGCCCGACGGGCCGACCGACGCGGGCATCCCCGCGTACGCGTTCGGCCCCCGCCAGTCGGGATCCCGTGCGCCGGTACGGGACTTCGGCAGCTGGCGCCCTGTTCCGGGGCGTGAGTCGGCCGTCTTCGAGCAGAACCCCCGCATCGCGCTGCTCGGTACGTCGGAGGACACTCCGGCGGACTGGCTCCGCGCCGGCCAGGCGCTGCAGCGCGTCCTCCTGCGGGCCACGGCGGACGGGCTCGTCGCCTCGATGACCTCGCAGCCCCTCGAATGGCCCGAACTGCGCTGGGCCGTCCGCGACCCGGTAGCGCCGATGGGCCACGTCCACATGGTGCTGCGCCTCGGCTACGGCCCCCAGGGCCCCGCCACGCCGCGACGCCGGGCGGCCGATGTGCTCGACGTACGGTAG
- a CDS encoding MMPL family transporter — protein sequence MNTQSAEGRGLLHRSGRWCARHAWRVVALWVLLLIGLGLANHTWGGTFADSFSLPGTPTQTGADLLTAHTSGSGGTAAPIVITTDQGSLTSHRAAIDSAVGNLSRLPNVLSVADPLTTPGAVSANGGIAQMTVRFNGNPATFDPSYLAEVETAVQPLRADQVTVEYGAPLGQLATPKSADRTSEAIGLAVAVLVLLIGFGSVAATGLPLLTAVTGLAVSLAGLGLLARQFDFAQASPTLAAMMGLGVGIDYALFLATRYRALLHSGTEPAEAVGRTVATSGRAVLVAAATVAMALAGLCVSGVSFIGTLGVAAGLSVVVAAAASVTLTPALLGLLGRRIDRLHVRTPVAEPTGESDVWHRWAVKVSRRPWLFLVSGLLLLGVLSIPVASMQLGHVDAGAQPTSRTDRRAYDLITEGFGPGANGTVTVVTHLDSRQVADQGERGALADSIQQALAEVPGVASVTPPAPSPDHALLITTVTPTTGPQERATTDLIHTLQNDTVPTTLSGTGATGYVSGTAAATQTFTDTLTTQLPLIIAVVVAAAFLLLLTVFRSPLIALKAAVLNLFSIAAAYGVVVAVFQWGWGGALFGVTEKVPVESYVPMMMFAIVFGLSMDYEVFLLSRIRETWLHRKDNHLAVATGLAATARVITCAALIMTSVFLAFLLSTNVAVKMLALGLGVSVIIDATVVRLLLVPACMYLFGRANWWLPGWLDRLLPHLDPEGPPAAPSSPPASLPAPALAPARGERR from the coding sequence ATGAACACTCAATCGGCCGAGGGGCGCGGACTCCTCCACCGCAGCGGGCGCTGGTGCGCACGGCATGCTTGGCGGGTCGTGGCCCTGTGGGTGCTGCTCCTGATCGGCCTCGGGCTGGCCAACCACACGTGGGGCGGCACCTTCGCGGACAGCTTCTCCCTGCCCGGTACCCCTACCCAGACCGGCGCCGACCTGCTCACGGCCCACACGAGCGGTTCCGGTGGCACAGCCGCCCCCATCGTGATCACCACCGACCAGGGTTCGCTCACCAGTCACCGGGCCGCGATCGATTCGGCCGTCGGCAACCTGAGCCGCCTGCCGAACGTCCTGTCGGTGGCCGACCCGCTCACCACACCCGGGGCGGTCTCCGCCAACGGCGGCATCGCCCAGATGACCGTCCGCTTCAACGGCAACCCGGCGACCTTCGACCCGTCCTACCTCGCCGAGGTCGAGACCGCCGTCCAGCCGCTGCGCGCCGACCAGGTCACCGTCGAGTACGGGGCCCCGCTGGGGCAGCTGGCCACGCCCAAGTCCGCCGACCGCACCTCGGAGGCCATCGGTCTGGCCGTCGCCGTGCTCGTGCTGCTGATCGGCTTCGGCAGCGTCGCCGCCACCGGGCTGCCGCTGCTGACGGCCGTGACCGGCCTGGCCGTCAGCCTGGCCGGTCTCGGACTGCTCGCCCGGCAGTTCGACTTCGCCCAGGCGTCCCCGACCCTGGCCGCGATGATGGGTCTCGGTGTCGGCATCGACTACGCGCTCTTCCTGGCCACCCGCTACCGGGCTCTGCTGCACTCCGGAACGGAACCCGCCGAGGCGGTCGGGCGTACGGTCGCCACCAGCGGCCGTGCCGTGCTGGTCGCCGCCGCCACGGTCGCCATGGCCCTGGCCGGGCTCTGCGTCAGCGGCGTGAGCTTCATCGGCACCCTCGGCGTCGCGGCCGGGCTCAGTGTCGTCGTGGCCGCTGCCGCGTCCGTGACGCTGACTCCCGCGCTGCTGGGTCTGCTCGGCCGCCGGATCGACCGCCTGCACGTGCGTACGCCGGTCGCCGAACCCACCGGCGAGTCGGACGTCTGGCACCGCTGGGCCGTCAAGGTCAGCCGGCGCCCCTGGCTCTTCCTGGTGAGCGGCCTGCTCCTGCTCGGCGTCCTCTCCATCCCCGTCGCTTCCATGCAGCTCGGCCACGTCGACGCCGGAGCGCAGCCCACCAGCCGGACCGACCGCCGCGCCTACGACCTGATCACGGAGGGCTTCGGCCCCGGAGCCAACGGCACCGTCACCGTCGTCACCCACCTCGACAGCCGGCAGGTCGCCGACCAGGGCGAGCGCGGGGCCCTCGCCGACTCGATCCAGCAGGCGCTGGCCGAAGTACCCGGCGTCGCCTCCGTGACGCCCCCGGCCCCCAGCCCCGACCACGCCCTGCTCATCACCACGGTCACTCCCACCACCGGCCCGCAGGAGCGGGCCACCACCGACCTGATCCACACCTTGCAGAACGACACGGTGCCGACCACGCTGTCGGGCACCGGCGCCACCGGCTACGTCTCCGGCACCGCCGCCGCCACCCAGACCTTCACCGACACGCTCACCACCCAACTGCCCCTGATCATCGCCGTGGTGGTCGCCGCCGCGTTCCTGCTGCTGCTCACCGTGTTCCGCAGCCCGCTGATCGCGCTCAAGGCCGCCGTGCTCAATCTGTTCTCCATCGCCGCCGCCTACGGCGTGGTCGTCGCGGTCTTCCAATGGGGCTGGGGCGGCGCGCTGTTCGGCGTCACCGAGAAGGTGCCCGTCGAGTCCTACGTGCCGATGATGATGTTCGCGATCGTCTTCGGACTCTCCATGGACTACGAGGTCTTCCTGCTCTCCCGGATCCGCGAGACGTGGCTGCACCGCAAGGACAACCACCTGGCCGTCGCGACCGGCCTCGCCGCCACGGCCCGCGTCATCACCTGCGCGGCCCTGATCATGACCAGCGTCTTCCTGGCGTTCCTGCTCTCCACGAACGTCGCCGTCAAGATGCTCGCCCTCGGCCTCGGGGTCAGCGTCATCATCGACGCCACCGTGGTGCGCCTGCTCCTGGTGCCCGCGTGCATGTACCTCTTCGGGCGGGCCAACTGGTGGCTCCCCGGCTGGCTCGACCGGCTCCTGCCGCATCTCGACCCCGAAGGGCCCCCCGCCGCACCCAGCTCCCCGCCCGCCTCCCTGCCCGCCCCCGCCCTCGCGCCCGCCCGGGGAGAGCGCCGATGA
- a CDS encoding response regulator transcription factor translates to MTESRGLVLIVEDERHISDVQRLYLAREGFGVHVEADGTAGLAAARRMRPVAIVLDIGLPGMDGIAFCRALRDAGDWTPVLLVTARGEEADRILGLELGADDYLTKPFSPRELVARVKTVLRRAAGPPGRPPESVGRLSVDPVSRTVRCDGQPVELTATEFNLLAHLLQHVGQVFTREQLLAQVWGYPGYRDTRMVDVFVSQLRAKLGDASPIRTVRGVGYSATAPRT, encoded by the coding sequence ATGACGGAGTCCAGGGGCCTCGTGCTGATCGTCGAGGACGAGCGCCACATCTCCGATGTGCAAAGGCTCTACTTGGCGCGCGAGGGATTCGGTGTCCACGTCGAGGCCGACGGGACCGCCGGGCTCGCGGCCGCGCGGCGGATGCGCCCGGTGGCGATCGTGCTGGACATCGGCCTGCCGGGCATGGACGGCATCGCCTTCTGCCGCGCCCTGCGCGACGCGGGCGACTGGACGCCGGTACTGCTGGTCACCGCGCGCGGTGAGGAGGCCGACCGGATCCTCGGCCTCGAACTGGGCGCCGACGACTACCTGACCAAGCCGTTCTCGCCGCGCGAGCTGGTCGCCCGGGTCAAGACCGTACTGCGCCGGGCGGCGGGGCCGCCCGGCCGGCCGCCCGAGAGCGTCGGCCGGCTCAGCGTGGACCCGGTCAGCCGCACCGTGCGCTGCGACGGTCAGCCGGTCGAGCTCACCGCCACCGAGTTCAATCTGCTCGCACACCTGCTCCAGCACGTGGGGCAGGTCTTCACCCGTGAGCAGTTGCTCGCCCAGGTATGGGGGTACCCGGGCTACCGAGACACCCGGATGGTCGACGTCTTCGTCTCGCAGCTGCGCGCCAAGCTCGGCGACGCCAGCCCGATCCGCACGGTCCGCGGCGTCGGGTACAGCGCGACGGCTCCCCGCACGTGA